Proteins found in one Sorghum bicolor cultivar BTx623 chromosome 1, Sorghum_bicolor_NCBIv3, whole genome shotgun sequence genomic segment:
- the LOC8079687 gene encoding uncharacterized protein LOC8079687 isoform X1 produces MRRGRIPVVESKDGTISVASAFAGHQEAVQDRDHKFLSKAVEEAYRGVDCGDGGPFGAVVVHNDEVIASCHNMVLKNTDPTAHAEVTAIREACKKLGKIELSDCEIYASCEPCPMCFGAVHLSRIKRLVYGAKAEAAIAIGFDDFIADALRGTGFYQKANMEIKQADGNGAMIAEQVFEKTKEKFQMY; encoded by the exons ATGAGGAGAGGGCGGATTCCAG TTGTGGAGTCCAAGGATGGAACGATCTCCGTTGCTTCAGCATTTGCTGGTCATCAGGAAG CTGTACAAGACAGGGATCATAAATTTTTATCAAAAGCAGTTGAGGAAGCATACCGAGGAGTTGACTGCGGTGACGGGGGACCATTTGGTGCAGTTGTTGTCCACAATGATGAAGTAATAGCCAGTTGCCATAACATGGTTTTGAAGAACACCGATCCAACTGCGCACGCTGAAGTAACTGCGATAAGAGAG GCTTGCAAAAAGCTTGGGAAAATTGAGCTGTCGGATTGTGAAATTTATGCATCCTGTGAGCCATGCCCAATGTGTTTTGGTGCTGTTCATCTATCCCGGATTAAG AGGCTGGTGTATGGAGCCAAGGCAGAAGCTGCAATTGCCATTGGATTtgacgatttcattgctgaTGCTCTCAGAGGAACTGGGTTCTACCAGAAGGCCAACATGGAGATAAAGCAGGCAGATGGAAATGGAGCCATGATTGCTGAACAAGTATTTGAGAAGACTAAAGAGAAGTTCCAAATGTATTGA
- the LOC8079687 gene encoding uncharacterized protein LOC8079687 isoform X2: MEEAKVVESKDGTISVASAFAGHQEAVQDRDHKFLSKAVEEAYRGVDCGDGGPFGAVVVHNDEVIASCHNMVLKNTDPTAHAEVTAIREACKKLGKIELSDCEIYASCEPCPMCFGAVHLSRIKRLVYGAKAEAAIAIGFDDFIADALRGTGFYQKANMEIKQADGNGAMIAEQVFEKTKEKFQMY; this comes from the exons ATGGAGGAGGCCAAGG TTGTGGAGTCCAAGGATGGAACGATCTCCGTTGCTTCAGCATTTGCTGGTCATCAGGAAG CTGTACAAGACAGGGATCATAAATTTTTATCAAAAGCAGTTGAGGAAGCATACCGAGGAGTTGACTGCGGTGACGGGGGACCATTTGGTGCAGTTGTTGTCCACAATGATGAAGTAATAGCCAGTTGCCATAACATGGTTTTGAAGAACACCGATCCAACTGCGCACGCTGAAGTAACTGCGATAAGAGAG GCTTGCAAAAAGCTTGGGAAAATTGAGCTGTCGGATTGTGAAATTTATGCATCCTGTGAGCCATGCCCAATGTGTTTTGGTGCTGTTCATCTATCCCGGATTAAG AGGCTGGTGTATGGAGCCAAGGCAGAAGCTGCAATTGCCATTGGATTtgacgatttcattgctgaTGCTCTCAGAGGAACTGGGTTCTACCAGAAGGCCAACATGGAGATAAAGCAGGCAGATGGAAATGGAGCCATGATTGCTGAACAAGTATTTGAGAAGACTAAAGAGAAGTTCCAAATGTATTGA